In Prunus dulcis chromosome 2, ALMONDv2, whole genome shotgun sequence, a single genomic region encodes these proteins:
- the LOC117617855 gene encoding dr1-associated corepressor homolog produces the protein MRKKLDTRFPAARIKKIMQADEDVGKIALAVPVLVSKALELFLQDLCDRTYEITLQRGAKTMNAVHLKHCVQSYNVFDFLRDIVSRVPDYGHGHSDAAGEDRAISKRRKPPGDECIDSDEELKRSKMLEVNHGSSSGRGRGRGRGRGRGRGRASERETLHHETESEPCTSLQHATKPNPNPGMVVDDASESKEEMKENAVIPDESDPAVRNFDLNADVIENEDTKAAVTAAQAATAAQAATAAQASSTAAQAAATASQAAATAAPTSSAGPTSEIKHEEYPGWSLSDVDKMAIDPLQLAHLSGRIDEDEEDYDEEG, from the exons ATGAGGAAGAAGCTCGATACCCGTTTTCCTGCT GCTCGTATTaaaaagattatgcaagcTGATGAGGATGTTGGGAAGATAGCATTAGCAGTGCCTGTTTTAGTTT CTAAAGCATTGGAGTTATTTTTGCAAGACCTTTGTGACCGTACCTATGAGATAACCCTCCAAAGAGGAGCTAAAACCATGAATGCAGTGCATCT AAAGCATTGTGTACAGAGCTATaatgtgtttgattttctGAGGGACATCGTCAGCAGGGTTCCTGACTATGGTCATGGTCATTCTGATGCAGCTGGCGAGGATCGAGCCATTTCAAAACGAAG GAAACCACCAGGTGATGAATGCATCGACAGTGATGAAGAGTTGAAGAGGAGCAAGATG CTTGAGGTTAACCATGGCAGCAGCAGCGGCAGAGGAAGAGGTCGGGGTCGAGGACGAGGCCGTGGACGTGGGCGGGCCAGTGAAAGAGAGACCCTGCACCATGAGACTGAATCTGAACCCTGCACATCTCTTCAGCACGCCACCAAACCTAATCCAAATCCTGGAATGGTGGTGGATGACGCTTCCGAGTCAAAGGAGGAAATGAAGGAAAATGCTGTTATCCCTGATGAGTCTGATCCTGCAGTTCGAAATTTTGATCTGAATGCCGATGTAATTGAGAATGAGGATACAAAAGCTGCAGTGACAGCAGCCCAAGCAGCGACAGCAGCCCAAGCAGCGACAGCTGCCCAAGCTTCATCGACAGCTGCCCAAGCTGCAGCAACAGCATCCCAAGCTGCAGCAACAGCAGCCCCGACCTCGTCTGCTGGACCTACTTCTGAGATTAAACATGAAGAATATCCTGGGTGGTCTCTCTCTGATGTGGATAAAATGGCCATTGACCCTCTTCAACTTGCACATTTGAGCGGAAGGATAGACGAGGATGAGGAAGACTATGACGAAGAGGGATAA